A genome region from Salvia splendens isolate huo1 chromosome 19, SspV2, whole genome shotgun sequence includes the following:
- the LOC121778753 gene encoding ABC transporter G family member 25-like — protein MCAATALPLSHLISLSQPRILFHIIFPIIPFILNCNKENTMLVSTEAAEAPPNNNGAENLNPSQNQTIPHCSFPIMLKFVDVSYRVKLHGGGAKSRNNSIMGMLGGGASADVENPAAERTILNGITGTAAPGRLLTILGPSGSGKSTLLNALAGRLHHSHGLAGAVLFNGRKFTKQIGKKTGFVAQDDVLYPHLTVRETLVFCSLLRLPAYVGREQKIAAAEAAIAELGLVPCADTIIGNSFVRGVSGGERKRVSIAHEMLVDPSLLILDEPTSGLDATAAYRLVAALSGLAARGKTVVMSVHQPSSRVYQMFDDLLVLSEGRCIYSGARADAAPYFDSVGFSPAFPMNPADFLLDLANGVCQLDGFNERERPNVRQTLVSSYNNVLAPKVKRACMEAPVVVASSRERNANSPTKEYSCMSHLATWANHFCVLLQRNLKERKHEAFNSLRVFQVIAAALLGGFMWWHSDYRDVQDRLGLLFFVSIFWGVFPSFNAVFAFPQERAIFMKEKAAGMYTLSSYFMARITGDLPMELILPTLFLSILYWMAGLKPELTAFVLTLLVLLGYVLVSIGLGLALGAFIMDAKQASTMVTVIMLAFVLTGGYYVHRVPLFVSWIKYTSTTFYTYRLLINVQYGDGESISSMLGCSPTRRLHETSTCRFVHEDITGQIHPALSVGIMVIMFVGYRLLAYLALRRIKA, from the exons atgTGCGCAGCAACAGCTTTGCCTCTCTCTCAtctaatctctctctctcaacctcGAATACTTTTTCACATAATTTTTCCAATTATCCCTTTCATCTTAAATTGTAACAAAGAAAATACAATGTTGGTGTCTACTGAAGCAGCCGAAGCTCCCCCTAATAACAATGGCGCTGAAAATCTAAATCCCTCTCAAAATCAAACTATTCCCCACTGCTCTTTCCCCATCATGCTTAAG tttgtGGATGTTTCTTATAGAGTGAAGCTGCATGGCGGCGGCGCAAAATCGAGAAATAATAGCATAATGGGCATGCTCGGCGGCGGCGCATCTGCTGATGTGGAGAATCCGGCGGCGGAGCGGACGATTTTGAACGGGATCACGGGCACGGCAGCGCCGGGGAGGCTGCTGACGATCCTCGGCCCCTCCGGCAGCGGCAAATCGACGCTCCTCAACGCCCTCGCCGGCCGCCTCCACCACAGCCACGGCCTCGCCGGCGCCGTCCTCTTCAACGGCCGGAAATTCACGAAGCAGATCGGTAAGAAGACCGGCTTCGTGGCTCAAGACGACGTGCTGTACCCTCACCTGACGGTGAGGGAGACACTTGTTTTCTGCTCCCTGCTCCGCCTCCCGGCCTACGTGGGCCGGGAGCAGAAGATCGCGGCCGCAGAGGCCGCGATCGCGGAGCTCGGTCTGGTGCCGTGCGCGGACACCATCATCGGGAACAGCTTCGTGCGCGGCGTCTCGGGTGGGGAGCGGAAGCGGGTGAGCATCGCGCACGAGATGCTGGTGGACCCCAGCCTGCTCATCCTCGACGAGCCGACGTCGGGGCTCGACGCCACGGCCGCGTACCGCCTCGTCGCGGCCCTGAGCGGGCTCGCGGCCAGGGGGAAGACGGTCGTGATGTCCGTGCACCAGCCCTCCAGCCGCGTCTACCAGATGTTTGACGATCTGCTCGTGCTGTCGGAGGGCCGGTGCATATACTCCGGCGCCAGGGCCGACGCCGCACCGTATTTCGACAGCGTCGGTTTCTCGCCAGCGTTTCCCATGAATCCGGCGGATTTCTTGCTTGATCTCGCTAACG GGGTATGTCAACTTGATGGTTTTAATGAGAGGGAAAGGCCTAAtgtgaggcaaactcttgtgtcATCCTACAACAATGTGCTTGCTCCAAAGGTTAAAAGGGCTTGCATGGAAGCTCCGGTGGTGGTGGCGAGCTCACGGGAAAGGAACGCGAACTCCCCGACTAAGGAGTACAGCTGCATGAGTCATTTAGCGACGTGGGCTAATCATTTCTGTGTTCTGTTGCAACGCAACCTCAAAGAGCGAAAGCACGAGGCTTTCAACTCTTTGAGGGTGTTCCAAGTGATCGCGGCCGCTTTGCTAGGTGGCTTCATGTGGTGGCATTCCGACTATAGAGATGTCCAAGACCGGCTAGGCCTCCTCTTCTTCGTCTCCATCTTCTGGGGCGTGTTCCCCTCGTTCAACGCGGTGTTCGCCTTCCCTCAGGAGCGGGCCATCTTCATGAAAGAGAAGGCCGCGGGGATGTACACATTGTCGTCCTACTTCATGGCCCGGATCACCGGGGACCTACCGATGGAGCTCATCCTCCCTACCCTGTTCCTGTCCATACTCTATTGGATGGCAGGGCTCAAGCCCGAGCTGACAGCTTTCGTCCTGACTCTACTCGTCTTGTTGGGATATGTGTTGGTGTCGATTGGCCTCGGACTCGCGCTTGGAGCCTTCATCATGGATGCCAAGCAGGCGTCAACGATGGTCACGGTTATAATGCTCGCGTTCGTGCTGACCGGGGGATATTACGTGCACAGAGTACCCCTGTTCGTATCGTGGATAAAGTACACGTCCACGACGTTCTACACCTACAGGCTGCTGATCAACGTCCAATACGGGGACGGGGAGAGCATCTCCTCAATGCTCGGTTGCTCACCGACGAGGAGGCTCCACGAGACCTCAACTTGTAGGTTCGTGCACGAGGACATCACCGGGCAGATCCACCCGGCGTTGAGCGTCGGGATTATGGTGATCATGTTTGTAGGGTACAGATTGCTGGCCTATCTCGCCCTAAGGCGAATCAAAGCTTGA
- the LOC121778752 gene encoding ATPase family AAA domain-containing protein At1g05910-like: protein MFSKGSVVVDGPDSRPVRTSDRLKSRPRHHNRRMYYTPNIVMRSQKKKPKKRASSAHLAKFFQQERNAKENSADANLRRSTRKRRMPMNLEEYTDSSGTEDNDMMVSPVPRYRRSSNRINNSIANLDELTPRREGLRPRREGLRPRRSRVGSRKALRIESDEEQSTSDEKDVNDEPDNAKDMEDNDADDAEGEEEVAGEEDGEDEEEDGDDEEGEEQEGTRRYDLRNRAEVRRLSIEQSKQMPRSPRRVLHQGMGSKAGRDSRRGSRVHKRHRMTRADDSDDSLLVDELDQGPPIPWGRGGSRSAAPWLLGGGLDMQGTASLGLNIAASGWGHQNDTLSNLSSGIQTAGPSSKGGADIQPVQIDESVSFDDIGGLSGYIDALKEMVFFPLLYPDFFASYNITPPRGVLLCGPPGTGKTLIARALACAASKAGQKVSFYMRKGADVLSKWVGEAERQLKLLFEEAQKNQPSIIFFDEIDGLAPVRSSKQEQIHNSIVSTLLALMDGLDSRGQVVLIGATNRVDAIDGALRRPGRFDREFNFPLPGCEARAEILEIHTRKWKEAPSKELKQELAASCVGYCGADLKALCTEAAIRAFRERYPQVYTSDDKFLIDIDSVKVEKNHFLEAMTTITPAAHRGSIVNSRPLSPVVFPCLQQLLEKAMSIICDIFPVVSSDVTKLSMLSYGSAISLVYRPRLLLCGDDGVGLDHLGPAVLHELEKFPVHSLALPSLLSDPGAKTPEEALVHIFGEARRTTPSILYLPQFHLWWESAHDQLKAVLRTLLEELPSGLPILLLGTSSIPLAEIYDSPSIFSDRHVLHLSSPSNEDRSLFFDHLIEAALSIQTESVTTSATSKGLPELPKAPKVATGPKISELRAKAEAQGHGLRRLRMCLRDVCNRVLYDKRFSAFHYPVTDEDAPNYHAIIQNPMDIATLLQRVDSGKYITCKSFVEDFDLILANAKKYNGDDYNGSRIVSRAHELRDSVHGMLSQMDPSLVTFCDKIAEEGGPISLPAEDGTTIPQPPVTQMMSMTRASARLNNVQPEVNLDQSNEPTRKSKKQTDASQTEEDSDLDLDPPKPAEEAEANGTELPTVEMPFSDGDEQMGNTTQDSAMSRAETSDQVDSIKKLLLDQSKEYNIPQLERLYTSIMKGVFETKNRSEVKDLKASILRFLSEFAKDKSRF, encoded by the exons ATGTTCTCAAAAGGATCAGTTGTGGTGGATGGGCCAGATTCAAGGCCAGTTCGTACAAGTGATAGGCTCAAGAGTAGGCCAAGGCATCATAATCGCCGCATGTATTATACTCCAAATATTGTTATGCGGAGTCAGAAAAAGAAGCCGAAGAAGAGAGCTTCATCTGCACATTTGGCGAAGTTTTTCCAACAGGAAAGAAACGCAAAAGAAAAT TCGGCGGATGCCAATCTTAGGCGGTCTACCAGGAAGCGGAGGATGCCCATGAATCTTGAGGAATACACTGACAGTTCAGGAACAGAGGATAATGATATGATGGTGTCACCAGTGCCTAGATATCGAAGATCCAGCAACAGAATAAACAATAGCATTGCAAACCTAGATGAGTTAACACCTCGTCGTGAGGGGCTAAGACCTCGTCGGGAAGGGCTCCGGCCTCGACGTTCCAGAGTAGGTTCTAGAAAAGCATTGCGCATAGAATCCGATGAGGAACAAAGCACATCTGATGAAAAGGATGTAAATGACGAACCAGATAATGCTAAAGATATGGAGGATAATGATGCTGATGATGCAGAGGGGGAAGAGGAGGTTGCGGGTGAGGAGGAtggtgaagatgaagaagaagatggtgatGATGAAGAGGGGGAAGAGCAAGAGGGTACAAGGCGATATGATCTCCGCAATCGAGCAGAAGTCCGCAGACTCTCGATAGAGCAGAGTAAACAAATGCCAAGATCTCCACGTAGAGTACTTCATCAAGGAATGGGTTCTAAAGCAGGCAGGGATTCAAGGAGGGGCTCACGAGTTCATAAACGTCATCGAATGACTAGAGCTGACGACTCTGATGATTCACTTCTAGTAGATGAGCTTGATCAAGGTCCTCCAATACCATGGGGAAGAGGTGGCAGCAGATCTGCGGCACCTTGGTTGCTTGGAGGGGGGCTAGACATGCAAGGGACTGCATCATTGGGGTTAAATATTGCTGCATCTGGTTGGGGTCATCAAAAtgatacactttctaatttatCTTCTGGTATTCAAACTGCTGGTCCAAGCTCCAAAGGAGGGGCTGACATTCAGCCTGTTCAAATTGATGAGTCTGTAAGTTTTGATGATATAGGTGGTTTATCTGGGTATATTGATGCCTTGAAGGAAATGGTATTCTTTCCACTGTTATATCCAGACTTCTTCGCAAGCTACAATATTACTCCACCCAGAGGGGTCCTATTATGTGGTCCCCCAGGCACGGGGAAAACATTGATTGCTAGAGCATTGGCATGTGCTGCTTCAAAGGCTGGACAGAAAGTCAGTTTTTATATGCGTAAGGGGGCTGATGTCTTGAGCAAATGGGTTGGGGAAGCTGAAAGACAATTGAAATTGCTATTTGAAGAAGCTCAAAAGAATCAGCCTTCAATCATCTTCTTCGACGAGATTGATGGGCTTGCACCTGTTCGGTCTAGCAAGCAAGAGCAGATTCATAATTCAATTGTGTCAACTCTGCTTGCCCTAATGGATGGTCTTGATTCTCGCGGACAAGTAGTCTTGATTGGTGCCACCAACAGAGTTGATGCTATTGATGGAGCCTTGAGGCGCCCTGGGAGATTTGATCGTGAGTTCAACTTTCCCTTGCCTGGCTGTGAAGCACGTGCTGAAATTCTGGAAATACATACTCGTAAGTGGAAGGAGGCCCCCTCGAAGGAGCTGAAACAGGAACTTGCAGCTAGTTGTGTAGGATACTGCGGTGCTGATTTAAAAGCTCTATGCACCGAAGCTGCAATACGTGCTTTTCGGGAAAGATATCCACAAGTCTATACAAGTGATGACAAATTCTTGATAGATATTGATTCTgtgaaggtggaaaagaatcaCTTTCTAGAGGCTATGACAACAATCACCCCTGCTGCACACAGAGGCTCCATTGTGAACTCGAGGCCATTATCACCTGTTGTTTTTCCATGTCTGCAACAACTTCTGGAAAAGGCTATGAGTATCATTTGTGACATATTCCCTGTTGTTTCATCAGATGTAACAAAGCTCTCAATGCTTTCCTATGGATCTGCAATTTCCCTTGTCTATAGGCCTAGGCTTCTATTGTGTGGTGACGATGGTGTTGGGCTG GATCATCTTGGGCCTGCAGTTTTACATGAACTAGAGAAGTTTCCTGTTCACTCTCTTGCTCTGCCATCTTTACTTTCTGATCCTGGAGCTAAAACGCCAGAGGAAGCTTTGGTGCATATATTTGGTGAAGCCAGGAGAACTACGCCATCTATACTATATTTGCCTcagttccacctttggtgggaGAGT gCACATGATCAACTCAAGGCTGTACTGCGAACATTATTGGAAGAATTACCTTCGGGTTTGCCCATATTACTGTTGGGAACATCTTCTATCCCGCTTGCTGAGATATATGATAGTCCCTCAATATTTTCCGACCGACATGT TTTGCATTTAAGCTCACCATCAAATGAAGACAGATCATTGTTTTTTGATCATCTGATAGAAGCAGCATTGTCAATTCAAACTGAGAGTGTGACGACATCAGCTACATCTAAGGGCCTTCCTGAACTTCCAAAAGCACCAAAAGTGGCTACTGGACCTAAGATCTCTGAGCTAAGGGCTAAAGCCGAAGCACAGGGCCATGGTCTTCGTCGACTACGGATGTGCCTTCGAGATGTTTGCAATCG GGTTCTTTATGATAAGAGGTTCAGTGCCTTCCATTATCCAGTCACAGATGAAGATGCACCAAACTACCATGCAATAATCCAGAACCCTATGGACATCGCAACGTTGCTGCAGCGTGTTGACAGTGGAAAATATATCACATGTAAATCATTCGTGGAGGATTTCGACCTCATTTTGGCTAATGCTAAG AAATACAACGGGGATGATTACAACGGATCTAGGATCGTCAGTAGAGCACATGAACTTCGCGATTCT GTTCACGGCATGCTATCCCAGATGGACCCTTCCTTGGTTACATTTTGTGACAAGATCGCTGAGGAAGGCGGCCCAATCTCATTGCCCGCTGAAGATGGGACTACTATCCCTCAACCTCCGGTTACCCAAATGATGTCGATGACTAGGGCAAGTGCCCGTCTTAATAATGTGCAGCCTGAAGTCAATCTAGATCAGAGCAACGAACCAACTAGGAAGTCGAAGAAACAAACTGATGCCTCTCAAACAG AAGAGGATTCGGACCTTGATTTGGATCCACCAAAGCCAGCTGAAGAAGCCGAGGCAAACGGTACAGAGCTGCCAACCGTAGAGATGCCATTTTCCGATGGCGACGAGCAGATGGGAAATACGACACAAGACAGTGCCATGTCGCGCGCAGAAACTTCCGACCAAGTGGATTCCATCAAGAAGCTGCTGCTGGATCAGTCGAAAGAGTACAACATCCCACAGCTCGAGAGATTGTACACAAGCATAATGAAGGGCGTTTTTGAAACAAAGAATAGGTCTGAGGTAAAAGATCTTAAAGCCTCGATTTTGCGGTTTTTGTCCGAGTTTGCAAAAGACAAGTCTAGGTTCTAG
- the LOC121778751 gene encoding uncharacterized protein LOC121778751 yields the protein MEKQGSGSLELQCVGKLEIARPKPAGFLCGSIPVTTDEAFHDFSFAALVPSPNTLSAPRYRMIPAETDLNALPLLSSIPERVLPIAATQEKTDGDSSWQGVPITSSLARKGEALAVTGLAEYGDEIDVIAPADILKQVFKIPYSKARVSIAVHRVGQTLVLNSGPDTEEGEKLIRRQSHQPKCVDQSLFLNFAMHSVRMEACDCPPSHNTSTEEQFKSSIYTDECITSEGSIGSSNHPKQGHHAPDRQREGIVQKDKYGHQEEFPSSRKEDDAFWGKKKNKRHKGSETTKKFSEVKEKLRCPVQESEKYRKVGADDFLRILFWQFHNFRMLLGSDLLIFSNEKFAAVSLHLWDVSRKVTPLTWLEAWLDNFMASVPELAICYHENGVVQGYELLKTDDIFLLKGVSDDGTLAFHPNVVQQNGLSVMRFLEENCKQDPGAYWLYKSAGEDVVQLFDLSVIPKNHSADNCHDATGPLPSLIYGRRSDSVLSLGTLLYRIAHRLSLSMSSNNRARCASFFQKCLSFLDGPDHLVVRALAHEQFARLLLTYKEEFELTSAVPPVKSEVIISDAEEESVDFISGSTSSIQDIVYPPISTVEKPENAGSLQHVELEKTSQKLCGQDIPSSEMEEVVDMTAGGRNISDVNSYDFAASNLLKKTEDLVQTVSDPLSSKLAAIHHVSQAIKSLRWTRQFQSARQDLNLENEVKDDLTSSMDFSVCACGDSDCIEVCDIREWLPTSKIDDKLWKLVLLLGESYLALGQVYKDDGQLYQALKVVELACLVYGSMPQVTGFISSMVCSSFTPNDDKNENESAMNGDVLVSSNYLFWSKAWTLVGDVHVDFYLKKGQDVSSQREVKECTKSLKISSEVLKEVVRLKKKIGQFTENCRSCSLVNCSCQSDRASSGSSASSSARDAYPSAYGRKQNKKPLGRNNLYTHTGDNNNHVSQKAGLKITHGPEHVKHPKNDTCVDSTNENFTISDAMEGMNLKSASSETADASKEKDNARGAEETHPEAISTGKSAAKSGGIFKFLRGSVSGDADCKLSGALNCYEEALKAMGRLPPRSMESQSVLKKKGWVCNELGRNRIERKDLSKAETAFAKAIDAFREVEDHTNVILINCNLGHGRRALAEDMASKVESLKKHAMFQNAYMQALETAKLQYREALRYYGAAKTELNAFVEKVGSLSSSVKNEVNTQFAHTYLKLGMLLARENTFAEVYENGVLEDCSSPSPSQTQIEHRKHEISANDAIREALAVYESLGEVRRQEAAYAYFQLACYQRDCVLRFMESDQKQNTLNKVESSVVQKVKQYAALAERNWQKSIDFYGAKTHPVMFLTILIDRSALLLSLSSYLHSSTMLESALTRLLEGRLASASTSLREQTPEICAKFWSQLQTVLKSMLATARSTRANKHPTNTQQTPSKSSDAKKLSELYKISLKSPNFSQLNKMHSLWTA from the exons ATGGAGAAGCAGGGATCAGGTTCGCTGGAATTACAATGCGTCGGAAAACTGGAAATCGCGCGGCCGAAGCCCGCCGGTTTTCTTTGCGGCTCAATTCCGGTGACCACCGATGAGGCTTTTCACGATTTTAGCTTCGCCGCTCTTGTTCCGTCTCCGAACAC GTTAAGTGCTCCAAGGTATCGGATGATTCCTGCAGAAACTGATCTGAATGCGCTCCCTTTACTATCAAGTATTCCTGAAAGAGTGTTACCAATTGCCGCCACACAGGAAAAAACAGATGGAG ATTCGTCCTGGCAAGGTGTGCCTATTACGTCAAGTCTTGCAAGGAAAGGAGAAGCACTTGCTGTAACCGGTTTAGCAGAATATGGAGACGAGATAGATGTCATAGCCCCAGCTGATATTCTAAAACAAGTATTTAAGATACCATACTCCAAGGCTCGAGTCTCAATCGCAGTTCACCGTGTTGGACAAACACTCGTCCTGAATAGCGG GCCTGATACTGAAGAAGGAGAAAAACTTATCCGAAGGCAAAGCCATCAGCCAAAATGTGTAGATCAGTCCTTGTTTCTGAACTTTGCTATGCATTCGGTAAGAATGGAGGCCTGTGATTGCCCTCCGAGTCATAACACTTCAACGGAGGAGCAGTTTAAATCATCTATTTATACTGATGAATGCATAACAAGTGAAGGGTCGATTGGATCCTCAAACCACCCGAAGCAAGGGCATCATGCACCGGATAGGCAGCGGGAAGGTATTGTTCAGAAAGACAAATATGGCCATCAAGAAGAGTTCCCGTCGAGCAGAAAGGAGGATGATGCTTTCTGGgggaagaaaaagaataaaagacATAAAGGTAGTGAAACTACCAAGAAGTTCTCAGAAGTCAAAGAAAAGCTAAGGTGTCCAGTTCAAGAATCTGAAAAGTACAGAAAAGTTGGTGCAGATGATTTTCTAAGGATCCTATTCTGGCAGTTCCATAATTTCCGTATGCTTTTGGGAAGTGACCTGCTAATCTTTAGCAATGAAAAATTTGCAGCCGTGAGCTTGCATTTATGGGATGTTTCACGGAAG GTCACTCCATTGACCTGGCTTGAGGCATGGTTGGACAACTTTATGGCTAGTGTTCCTGAATTGGCCATCTGCTATCACGAGAATGGTGTCGTTCAGGGATATGAGCTTTTGAAAACTGATGATATTTTTCTACTGAAAGGTGTATCTGATGATGGAACTCTTGCTTTTCATCCTAATGTTGTCCAGCAAAATGGTCTTTCTGTTATGAGGTTCCTTGAGGAGAACTGCAAGCAAGACCCTGGGGCTTACTGG CTTTATAAAAGTGCTGGAGAAGATGTTGTGCAGCTGTTTGATCTTTCGGTCATTCCTAAAAACCATTCTGCTGACAATTGTCATGACGCTACTGGCCCATTGCCATCTTTGATTTATGGAAGAAGGAGTGATTCCGTTCTCTCCCTGGGCACTCTACTTTACCGAATAGCACATAGATTATCACTGTCAATG TCTTCTAATAACAGGGCAAGATGTGCAAGCTTTTTCCAAAAGTGTCTTAGTTTCTTGGACGGACCAGATCATCTA GTGGTGCGTGCGCTTGCTCATGAACAATTTGCAAGGCTCCTCTTGACCTACAAAGAAGAGTTTGAGTTAACATCTGCAGTGCCTCCGGTAAAGTCAGAAGTTATTATTTCTGATGCTGAAGAAGAGTCAGTAGATTTTATAAGTGGCTCAACATCAAGTATTCAAGATATTGTTTATCCACCCATCAGCACGGTTGAAAAGCCTGAAAATGCAGGTTCTCTACAACATGTCGAATTAGAAAAGACTTCTCAGAAGTTATGTGGCCAAGATATACCTTCATCTGAAATGGAAGAAGTAGTAGATATGACAGCAGGAGGTAGGAATATTTCTGATGTTAATAGTTATGACTTTGCAGCCTCTAATTTGCTGAAAAAAACTGAAGATCTGGTTCAGACTGTTTCTGATCCACTGTCCTCTAAGCTTGCTGCTATACATCATGTCTCTCAAGCCATCAAATCACTCAGGTGGACAAGGCAATTTCAGTCTGCCAGGCAAGATCTGAACCTTGAAAATGAAGTTAAAGATGATTTGACATCGTCAATGGATTTTTCTGTCTGTGCCTGTGGAGACTCTGATTGTATTGAAGTTTGTGATATTAGGGAGTGGCTTCCCACATCGAAAATAGATGATAAATTGTGGAAACTTGTTCTATTGTTGGGAGAATCTTATTTGGCACTTGGTCAAGTTTATAAGGACGATGGCCAGCTGTATCAAGCTTTGAAGGTTGTAGAGCTAGCTTGTTTGGTCTATGGATCAATGCCTCAAGTCACAGGATTCATTTCTTCCATGGTTTGTAGTTCATTCACCCCAAAtgatgataaaaatgaaaatgagtcTGCTATGAATGGTGATGTTCTTGTGTCCTCTAATTACCTCTTCTGGTCTAAAGCTTGGACTCTTGTGGGTGATGTACATGTTGACTTTTATTTGAAGAAAGGTCAAGACGTCTCAAGCCAAAGAGAAGTGAAAGAATGCACCAAGAGCTTGAAAATATCATCTGAAGTATTGAAGGAGGTTGTAAGGCTGAAGAAGAAGATTGGGCAATTTACGGAAAACTGTCGTTCTTGTTCTTTAGTGAACTGCAGCTGCCAGAGTGACAGGGCCAGTAGCGGTAGCAGTGCCAGCAGCAGTGCTCGGGATGCATACCCATCTGCTTATGGTAGAAAGCAGAATAAGAAACCACTTGGCAGAAACAACCTCTATACACATACTGGGGACAACAATAATCATGTTTCTCAGAAAGCGGGACTAAAAATTACTCATGGACCCGAACATGTAAAGCATCCGAAGAATGATACCTGTGTAGATAGTACGAATGAGAATTTTACGATTTCAGATGCAATGGAGGGGATGAATTTGAAAAGTGCTAGCTCTGAAACAGCTGATGCttcaaaagaaaaagataatgCTAGGGGTGCAGAAGAAACTCATCCAGAAGCTATTTCCACAGGAAAGTCTGCAGCTAAAAGTGGTGGTATATTTAAATTCTTGAGAGGTTCTGTGAGTGGAGATGCGGACTGTAAATTGTCTGGTGCACTAAACTGTTATGAAGAAGCTCTCAAAGCTATGGGTAGGCTTCCTCCTAGATCTATGGAATCACAATCAGTACTGAAAAAGAAAGGATGGGTGTGCAATGAATTAGGGAGAAACAGGATCGAAAGGAAGGATTTGAGCAAAGCTGAAACTGCTTTTGCCAAGGCAATAGATGCATTTAGAGAAGTAGAggaccacaccaatgtcatcctGATCAACTGTAACTTGGGCCACGGGCGACGAGCATTAGCAGAAGATATGGCTTCAAAAGTTGAAAGTCTCAAGAAACATGCCATGTTCCAAAATGCATATATGCAGGCACTCGAGACTGCCAAATTACAGTACAGGGAAGCACTCAGGTACTATGGAGCTGCCAAAACAGAACTTAATGCTTTTGTCGAAAAAGTGGGTTCTCTATCCAGCAGTGTGAAAAATGAAGTGAACACACAGTTCGCACATACATATCTGAAGCTTGGTATGCTACTAGCTAGGGAAAACACTTTTGCCGAGGTTTATGAAAACGGTGTTCTGGAAGATTGCTCTAGTCCTTCACCGAGTCAAACTCAAATTGAACACAGGAAGCATGAAATATCAGCAAATGATGCAATCCGGGAGGCCTTGGCTGTCTATGAGTCACTCGGTGAGGTGAGGCGACAAGAGGCAGCATATGCTTATTTTCAACTTGCTTGTTATCAAAGGGATTGTGTTTTGAGGTTTATGGAGTCGGATCAAAAGCAAAACACTTTAAACAAAGTTGAAAGCAGTGTTGTTCAAAAGGTAAAGCAGTATGCTGCCCTCGCAGAAAGGAATTGGCAAAAGTCCATTGATTTCTATGGCGCAAAAACACACCCTGTGATGTTCTTGACTATCCTTATTGATAGATCAGCTTTGTTGCTTAGCCTTTCAAGTTACCTCCACTCAAGCACG ATGCTTGAATCAGCCCTAACTCGCCTGCTTGAAGGACGCCTTGCATCTGCAAGCACATCGCTACGTGAACAAACTCCTGAGATTTGTGCTAAGTTTTGGAGTCAGCTTCAAACAGTCTTGAAGAGTATGCTGGCCACAGCACGCTCCACAAGAGCAAATAAACATCCTACCAACACTCAGCAAACCCCTAGTAAATCTTCCGACGCAAAAAAGCTTTCAGAGCTTTACAAGATCTCTTTGAAGTCACCCAATTTCAGTCAGCTGAACAAGATGCACAGCTTGTGGACCGCGTAG